One Brassica napus cultivar Da-Ae chromosome C2, Da-Ae, whole genome shotgun sequence DNA window includes the following coding sequences:
- the LOC106452884 gene encoding ubiquitin C-terminal hydrolase 12-like: MGSVSAEISTTAKKWRNHPPSPYSLKVDNFKQLEKFASSSDDKYQSRLFSSGGYNWKLNKTDNGKGFISMYVEIDSKSLISAPQREVFAELIFFVYNKKENKYFTVQDVEVKRFNALQTVWGLRQVLPFDSFNNPENGYVFEGDQCEFGVDVVVPSPVTNWEILSFNEKFSWNVKNFSQLKENRYTSNTFSMGARQWVLWLYPKGDSRTDGKWLSLFLLLADCDKPKADEKIFVQAYLRVLDPHGSNHKAYRKQLL; this comes from the exons ATGGGTTCAGTCTCAGCAGAAATATCTACAACTGCGAAGAAGTGGAGAAATCATCCTCCTTCTCCGTATTCCCTCAAGGTTGACAACTTCAAACAACTTGAGAAGTTCGCATCATCCTCTGATGATAAATACCAATCTCGTCTTTTCTCCTCTGGTGGATATAACTG GAAACTGAACAAAACGGACAATGGGAAAGGATTCATTTCGATGTATGTGGAAATAGACAGCAAAAGCTTGATATCAGCACCACAACGTGAGGTGTTTGCCGAACTCATCTTCTTTGTCTAcaacaagaaagaaaacaaatactTCACTGTTCAAG ATGTAGAAGTAAAGAGGTTCAATGCACTTCAGACAGTGTGGGGGTTGCGGCAAGTTCTTCCATTTGATTCATTCAACAACCCTGAAAACGGTTATGTCTTTGAGGGAGATCAATGTGAGTTTGGTGTTGATGTCGTTGTTCCATCACCCGTTACCAACTGGGAGATTCTCTCTTTTAATGAGAAGTTCTCTTGGAATGTGAAGAATTTTTCTCAGTTGAAAGAGAATAGATACACATCAAACACTTTCTCAATGGGAGCGAGGCAATG GGTTCTGTGGCTGTATCCGAAGGGTGACTCTAGAACAGATGGCAAATGGTTATCTCTTTTTCTGCTTTTAGCTGATTGTGATAAACCTAAAGCAGATGAGAAGATTTTCGTGCAAGCATATTTGCGAGTTCTAGACCCACATGGATCGAATCACAAGGCATACCGAAAACAgttactttaa